From Bacillus pumilus, one genomic window encodes:
- a CDS encoding TetR/AcrR family transcriptional regulator, producing MEKDIGKEIEEVAFSLFQEFGVENVSMHKIAKTAGVGQGTLYRRYANKSDLCLSILGERFEQLIPALHLYLSKISDQPVRERLRYVLEEIHLIVGHHLDWIRMLTISGNLEQTSKVYDCHYSQSLKQIIRDLLEEAEEKGEANIQDIELTTLCMSSPMTPELMFYICESGYSIEKIAQFAAEKQILSVFNRH from the coding sequence ATGGAAAAGGATATTGGAAAGGAAATTGAAGAGGTCGCTTTTTCTTTGTTTCAGGAATTTGGCGTGGAAAATGTCAGCATGCATAAAATTGCCAAAACAGCTGGTGTTGGGCAGGGCACTCTTTACCGCCGCTATGCCAATAAAAGTGATTTGTGCCTTTCTATCCTTGGAGAAAGATTTGAACAGCTGATCCCTGCTTTGCATCTTTACTTGAGCAAAATCAGTGACCAGCCGGTTCGTGAACGTTTGCGTTATGTGCTCGAAGAAATTCATCTCATCGTCGGTCATCATTTAGACTGGATTCGGATGCTTACAATCTCTGGGAATTTAGAACAGACAAGTAAAGTGTATGATTGTCATTACAGTCAATCGCTTAAACAAATCATTCGTGATTTGCTGGAGGAAGCAGAAGAAAAAGGGGAAGCGAACATACAGGATATTGAGCTGACGACATTATGTATGTCCTCTCCGATGACGCCTGAACTGATGTTTTATATTTGTGAATCTGGTTATTCAATCGAAAAAATCGCTCAATTCGCTGCAGAGAAACAGATTTTATCTGTTTTCAATAGACATTGA
- a CDS encoding cold-shock protein, with translation MEQGTVKWFNAEKGFGFIEREEGDDVFVHFSAIQGDGFKSLDEGQKVTFDVEQGSRGAQAANVQKTA, from the coding sequence ATGGAACAAGGTACAGTAAAATGGTTTAACGCAGAAAAAGGTTTTGGATTTATCGAACGTGAAGAAGGCGACGATGTATTCGTACATTTCTCAGCTATCCAAGGTGACGGATTCAAATCTTTAGACGAAGGTCAAAAAGTAACATTTGACGTAGAGCAAGGTTCTCGTGGAGCTCAAGCTGCTAACGTTCAAAAAACTGCTTAA
- a CDS encoding MarR family winged helix-turn-helix transcriptional regulator translates to MSLDEEIIHYGKKIIEYSNALGSIYVEEYQRFLKHEYADLSAKQELTLELLRTKTRTINELADYFSISASAASQLVSKLEQLGYVKREINPHNRREIIVDFAQKGHDYHKNTEEIQLHLIQKYYAKLPKEDLKTLLSLYEKIYQIAKEAP, encoded by the coding sequence ATGTCATTGGATGAGGAAATCATTCATTACGGTAAAAAAATCATTGAATACTCGAATGCACTAGGCTCTATCTATGTAGAAGAGTATCAACGATTTTTAAAACATGAGTATGCAGATTTATCAGCCAAACAAGAGCTGACACTTGAATTATTACGGACAAAAACGAGAACAATCAACGAACTAGCTGATTACTTTTCAATTTCGGCAAGTGCCGCTAGCCAGCTTGTCTCAAAGCTTGAGCAGCTTGGCTATGTCAAACGAGAAATTAATCCACATAACCGAAGAGAAATCATTGTTGATTTTGCTCAAAAGGGTCATGACTATCACAAGAATACGGAAGAAATTCAATTGCACCTTATTCAAAAATACTATGCAAAGCTTCCAAAAGAAGATTTAAAAACATTATTATCTCTATACGAAAAAATCTATCAGATTGCGAAAGAAGCGCCTTAA
- a CDS encoding MmcQ/YjbR family DNA-binding protein: MEKEKLQAFCLSLKGVTHDYQPEWQADRYHIGGKMFAMMGGDANRKPVITLKCDPQRAEELREAHEGIIPGYYMNKTHWNSIYLDADIPSSFVEELIEHSYQLVFHKLTKKTQHDILQHDE; this comes from the coding sequence ATGGAAAAAGAGAAACTACAGGCATTTTGTCTTTCTTTAAAAGGAGTAACCCATGATTATCAGCCAGAATGGCAGGCAGATCGTTATCATATTGGTGGAAAGATGTTTGCTATGATGGGCGGAGATGCGAATCGAAAACCTGTCATCACTTTAAAATGTGACCCTCAACGTGCTGAAGAACTAAGAGAGGCGCATGAGGGGATTATTCCGGGCTATTATATGAATAAGACTCATTGGAATTCGATTTACCTTGATGCGGACATTCCATCTTCATTTGTAGAGGAGTTAATCGAACATTCCTACCAATTGGTTTTTCACAAATTAACAAAAAAAACTCAACATGACATCCTCCAACATGATGAATGA
- a CDS encoding CarD family transcriptional regulator, producing MFQIGDNIVYPMHGAGIIEAIEEKEFSDEKQQYYVINMSISHMKVMIPTRKMSGSRIRPVTDILALNSVIHIFQHGKSDQILTWKERHTINTNKIKTGSIQDGAEVVRDLMRMKKEKALNASEKKMLDDAHEFLLSELEVIKGITEKQIKSFC from the coding sequence ATGTTTCAAATTGGTGATAACATTGTGTATCCAATGCATGGAGCAGGTATAATTGAAGCCATAGAAGAAAAAGAATTTTCTGATGAAAAACAACAGTATTATGTGATTAATATGTCAATCAGTCATATGAAAGTGATGATTCCAACACGGAAAATGTCGGGTTCACGTATTAGACCTGTTACAGATATACTGGCATTAAACAGTGTGATACACATTTTCCAGCATGGCAAATCAGATCAAATACTGACATGGAAAGAACGGCATACAATTAATACAAACAAAATAAAAACGGGTAGCATCCAAGACGGTGCTGAAGTTGTACGTGACCTGATGCGTATGAAGAAAGAGAAAGCACTAAATGCAAGTGAAAAGAAAATGCTAGATGATGCCCATGAATTTTTGCTAAGTGAATTAGAAGTCATCAAAGGGATTACAGAAAAGCAAATAAAAAGTTTCTGTTAA
- the bglS gene encoding beta-glucanase translates to MSYRVKRMLMLLVTGIVLSLSTFTAGASAQTGGSFYEPFNNYNTGLWQKADGYSNGNMFNCTWRANNVSMTSLGEMRLSLTSPSYNKFDCGENRSTQTYGYGLYEVSMKPAKNVGIVSSFFTYTGPTDGTPWDEIDIEFLGKDTTKVQFNYYTNGVGNHEKIVNLGFDAANSYHTYAFDWQPNSIKWYVDGQLKHTATTQIPQTPGKIMMNLWNGAGVDEWLGSYNGVTPLHAHYNWVRYTKR, encoded by the coding sequence ATGTCTTACCGTGTGAAACGAATGTTGATGCTGCTTGTCACTGGAATAGTCTTGAGTTTGTCCACATTTACTGCGGGTGCCTCGGCACAAACAGGCGGGTCGTTTTACGAGCCTTTTAACAACTATAATACGGGGTTATGGCAAAAAGCCGATGGGTACTCGAATGGAAACATGTTTAACTGTACGTGGCGTGCAAATAATGTCTCCATGACGTCATTAGGTGAAATGCGATTATCGCTCACAAGTCCCTCCTATAATAAGTTTGACTGCGGAGAAAACCGCTCCACTCAAACATATGGCTACGGTCTATATGAAGTCAGCATGAAACCAGCCAAAAATGTAGGGATCGTGTCTTCGTTCTTTACTTATACGGGACCGACTGATGGTACGCCTTGGGATGAAATTGATATCGAATTTCTAGGAAAAGATACGACAAAGGTTCAGTTTAACTACTATACCAATGGTGTAGGAAATCATGAAAAGATCGTCAACCTTGGTTTTGATGCAGCAAACTCTTATCACACGTATGCATTTGACTGGCAGCCTAACTCGATTAAATGGTATGTAGATGGACAATTAAAACATACTGCCACTACTCAAATCCCTCAAACTCCAGGAAAGATTATGATGAACCTCTGGAATGGTGCAGGTGTCGATGAATGGCTCGGCTCCTATAACGGTGTTACACCGCTCCACGCACATTATAACTGGGTGCGTTACACAAAAAGATAA
- a CDS encoding DHA2 family efflux MFS transporter permease subunit, with protein sequence MNKQQAAASHIRTLPIIISFITAGFIGLFSETALNMALRSLTLDFGIEATTAQWLTTGYLLTLGILVPISGLILQWFTTRQLFITSLIFSIIGTFIAAVAPVFSILMVARVVQAVGTALLLPLMFNTILVIIPPHKRGRSMGIIGLVIMFAPAVGPTVSGLILKSLTWHWIFWISLPLLIAALVFGFIFMQNITEPTRPKIDILSIVLSTIGFGGIVYGFSSAGEGGGWSSMHVIVAIVVGVIGILVFSLRQLNMKEPMLNLSPFKYPMFVIGLLLILVCMMVMLSAMMILPLYLQTSLALTTFTAGLMLLPGGIINGLLSPIMGGLFDKFGPKWLVIPGLVIVAATMFGFTNLSVNTSIGYIVTLHITLMVGIAMIMMPAQTNGLNQLPPELYPHGTAIMNTLQQVSGAIGTAVGISILSSGTRSFMENVADPANPMNQLLAFTNGVQHAFIFAVIMTVIGLIIAFFIKRVKVEQQVS encoded by the coding sequence ATGAACAAACAGCAAGCAGCAGCTTCTCATATTCGAACGCTGCCCATTATTATCTCATTTATCACAGCTGGTTTTATTGGCCTGTTCAGTGAAACAGCACTAAATATGGCGCTGAGAAGCTTAACGTTAGACTTTGGTATTGAAGCAACGACAGCTCAGTGGCTGACAACAGGATATTTATTAACACTTGGTATTCTGGTACCAATTTCAGGACTCATTCTTCAATGGTTTACAACAAGACAGCTTTTCATTACGTCGCTCATCTTTTCGATCATTGGAACATTTATTGCGGCGGTTGCGCCAGTCTTTAGTATTTTAATGGTGGCACGTGTCGTACAGGCAGTCGGTACAGCATTGCTTCTTCCATTGATGTTCAATACGATTTTGGTGATCATCCCGCCTCATAAACGAGGCAGATCAATGGGGATTATAGGTCTTGTGATCATGTTTGCACCAGCTGTTGGTCCAACAGTCTCTGGTCTTATTTTGAAATCGCTGACTTGGCATTGGATTTTCTGGATTTCACTTCCGTTATTAATAGCTGCACTCGTCTTTGGTTTTATCTTTATGCAAAATATTACGGAGCCAACAAGACCAAAAATCGACATTTTATCGATTGTGCTTTCAACCATTGGTTTCGGAGGAATTGTGTATGGCTTTAGCAGTGCCGGTGAAGGCGGCGGCTGGAGCAGTATGCATGTGATCGTTGCAATTGTAGTAGGTGTCATTGGGATTCTTGTATTCTCTCTCAGACAGTTGAATATGAAGGAACCGATGTTGAACTTAAGCCCGTTTAAATATCCGATGTTTGTCATTGGGTTACTGCTGATCTTAGTGTGTATGATGGTGATGCTGTCTGCTATGATGATTTTGCCATTGTATCTGCAAACATCCTTGGCACTAACTACATTTACAGCAGGTTTAATGCTATTGCCTGGTGGAATTATCAACGGTCTGCTATCTCCAATCATGGGTGGGCTATTTGATAAGTTTGGGCCAAAATGGCTTGTGATTCCAGGGCTTGTCATTGTCGCAGCGACGATGTTTGGCTTCACGAATTTAAGTGTGAATACATCGATTGGATACATTGTGACCCTTCATATTACGTTAATGGTCGGAATCGCGATGATCATGATGCCTGCACAAACAAATGGATTAAATCAGCTGCCGCCAGAGCTATATCCGCATGGTACAGCGATTATGAATACATTGCAGCAGGTGTCAGGAGCTATTGGTACTGCGGTCGGTATTTCGATCCTTTCATCAGGGACCCGCAGCTTTATGGAAAATGTGGCTGATCCCGCAAATCCGATGAACCAGCTGCTCGCCTTTACAAATGGCGTCCAGCATGCATTTATCTTTGCTGTGATCATGACCGTCATTGGTTTGATCATCGCTTTCTTCATTAAACGAGTGAAAGTAGAACAGCAAGTTTCATAA
- a CDS encoding alpha/beta fold hydrolase: MGRIHLQDGRHIGLCEYGDLEGFPVFFFHGTPGSRVMFLDDDPISKELGVRLICLDRPGFGLSTPQPDRTILDWAKDVLEVADHLGIQHFSVMGVSGGGAFAAGCAYQLPNRVLSAALISSTTPFQDGKPPKSMLKENKLAFFLSKKFPWLLKASYRSQKKMIEKKPEKFKKLAKNGNKHLHPWDRQFLQTDEQLEMMMTHLHEATRQSVDECIHEPYLLSQPWAFDMKDIQIPVDVWHGKEDTMAPFVEIEKMAPSIPNVKTYYIDQAGHFLTDVDDIWRDILLSLKTRAEKYHQEHA, translated from the coding sequence ATGGGTAGGATTCATTTACAAGATGGACGTCATATTGGTTTGTGTGAATACGGTGATCTTGAAGGGTTTCCAGTATTCTTTTTTCACGGAACACCTGGATCAAGAGTCATGTTTTTAGATGATGACCCAATCTCTAAAGAGCTCGGTGTTCGCCTCATCTGTTTAGACAGACCTGGATTTGGTTTATCTACCCCTCAACCTGACCGTACGATTTTAGACTGGGCAAAAGACGTGCTGGAAGTAGCAGATCATTTAGGCATTCAGCATTTTTCAGTGATGGGTGTATCTGGAGGCGGCGCATTCGCTGCTGGCTGTGCTTATCAATTGCCGAATCGAGTCCTTTCAGCCGCTCTGATCTCAAGTACAACGCCATTTCAGGACGGAAAACCGCCTAAGAGTATGCTCAAAGAGAACAAATTGGCTTTTTTCCTCAGTAAGAAGTTCCCTTGGCTATTGAAAGCAAGCTATCGTTCCCAGAAAAAAATGATTGAGAAAAAACCAGAGAAATTTAAGAAGCTGGCCAAAAATGGGAACAAACATTTACATCCATGGGACCGTCAATTCCTTCAAACCGATGAGCAGCTCGAGATGATGATGACGCATTTACACGAAGCCACTCGTCAATCGGTGGATGAATGTATTCATGAACCATATTTGCTCTCGCAGCCATGGGCATTCGATATGAAAGATATACAAATCCCTGTTGATGTATGGCATGGAAAAGAGGATACGATGGCTCCATTTGTAGAAATAGAAAAAATGGCTCCTAGTATTCCAAACGTCAAAACCTATTATATAGATCAAGCGGGACATTTTCTTACAGATGTGGACGATATATGGCGAGATATTTTACTCTCTTTAAAAACACGTGCTGAAAAGTATCATCAGGAACATGCATAA
- a CDS encoding type II asparaginase produces the protein MNVTKWLGAVLLSALLLSTAACANTSTQEKNQSEKESATNESKDKTTAVETGNKSLSNIKVLATGGTIAGSSDSDTDTTGYKSGSLGIDKVIASVPQLKDIANVTGEQVANVGSENVDNALLLKLAKRVNQLLNDDQVDGIVITHGTDTLEETAYFLHLVVKSDKPVVVVGSMRPASAISADGPLNLYHAVKIASIKEAKGKGVMVTLNDRIASARFITKTNTTTTDSFKSLEQGYIGEIAGEVVSFYNETTRKHTTDSEFDVSKIKELPQVDILYGYQNDQKYVYDAAVKAGAKGIVVAAAGNGTMSTEAIKGATDAVKKDVVLVRSSRAGNGIVTHEKMDDEHHFVSSDSLNPQKARILLMLALTKTKDPDKVQTYYEKY, from the coding sequence ATGAACGTAACAAAATGGTTAGGTGCTGTCCTTCTTTCTGCTTTATTACTGTCGACAGCAGCTTGTGCCAATACAAGTACCCAAGAGAAAAATCAAAGCGAAAAAGAAAGCGCAACTAATGAATCAAAGGACAAAACGACAGCCGTAGAAACAGGGAATAAGTCCTTATCTAATATTAAGGTATTAGCGACAGGCGGGACGATTGCTGGCAGTTCGGACAGTGATACAGATACGACAGGATATAAATCCGGTTCACTTGGCATCGATAAAGTCATTGCTTCAGTTCCTCAGCTAAAGGATATTGCAAACGTTACCGGTGAGCAGGTAGCGAATGTTGGCAGTGAAAATGTTGATAATGCCCTTCTTTTAAAATTAGCCAAACGAGTGAATCAACTCTTAAATGATGATCAGGTGGATGGCATAGTCATCACGCATGGAACAGACACACTTGAAGAAACAGCTTACTTTCTACATCTGGTTGTCAAAAGTGATAAGCCAGTTGTGGTCGTTGGCTCAATGAGACCAGCGTCTGCTATCAGTGCGGATGGTCCGCTGAACTTGTATCATGCTGTCAAAATTGCCTCTATAAAAGAAGCAAAAGGCAAAGGTGTCATGGTCACGTTAAATGACCGAATTGCCTCAGCTCGATTTATTACAAAGACAAACACGACCACAACCGATTCCTTCAAGTCACTTGAGCAAGGCTACATTGGAGAAATTGCTGGTGAAGTTGTTTCCTTCTATAACGAAACGACAAGAAAACATACAACTGATAGTGAATTTGATGTATCGAAAATAAAAGAATTGCCACAAGTCGATATTTTATATGGCTATCAAAATGATCAAAAATATGTGTATGATGCAGCTGTAAAAGCAGGAGCGAAAGGCATTGTCGTTGCCGCAGCAGGAAATGGAACGATGTCAACAGAAGCCATCAAAGGGGCAACAGATGCAGTGAAGAAAGATGTGGTCCTCGTGAGGTCAAGCCGTGCGGGAAATGGAATTGTGACCCACGAAAAAATGGATGATGAACATCACTTTGTGTCATCGGATTCATTAAATCCACAAAAAGCGCGCATTCTGCTTATGCTCGCTCTAACGAAGACAAAAGATCCAGATAAAGTACAGACATATTATGAAAAATATTAA
- a CDS encoding SDR family NAD(P)-dependent oxidoreductase produces MSYTVITGASSGIGYEAALAFAARGKNLILAARRLEKLQELKKEILDQYPEIKVNIQSVDLTDMEQVYSFYESLAEYELDTFINNAGFGHFGSIGEQDVSKIGDMLHLNIEALTILSTLFVRDYEQVEGAQLINISSRAGYTVVGNAVTYSATKFYVSAFTEGLALELKEKGANLQAKVLAPSATESEFAKRSLDVDQFEYEGNIKKYHTSKEMAGCLLELYDHEKTVGIVDGKTFDFELKDPIFSHAGPSMK; encoded by the coding sequence TTGAGCTATACAGTCATTACAGGAGCAAGTTCAGGTATTGGGTATGAGGCGGCGCTAGCCTTTGCGGCACGAGGCAAAAACCTTATTTTAGCTGCACGACGGCTCGAGAAACTCCAAGAACTGAAGAAAGAGATTCTTGATCAATATCCCGAGATCAAAGTAAACATACAGTCTGTCGATTTAACCGACATGGAGCAAGTGTATTCATTTTATGAATCGTTGGCTGAATATGAGCTTGACACCTTCATTAATAATGCAGGGTTTGGCCATTTCGGTTCAATAGGAGAACAGGATGTAAGTAAAATTGGGGATATGCTTCATCTGAATATCGAAGCCTTAACGATTTTATCCACTTTATTTGTTCGTGATTATGAGCAAGTAGAAGGGGCTCAGCTGATCAACATTTCTTCAAGAGCGGGCTATACAGTCGTCGGCAATGCCGTCACCTATTCAGCCACGAAGTTTTACGTGAGTGCCTTTACAGAAGGACTGGCACTAGAGTTGAAAGAAAAAGGAGCTAACTTACAGGCAAAAGTATTAGCGCCTTCCGCGACAGAATCAGAATTTGCAAAGCGTTCATTAGATGTAGACCAATTTGAATATGAAGGCAATATCAAGAAATATCATACATCAAAAGAAATGGCAGGTTGTCTGCTCGAGCTTTATGATCATGAAAAAACAGTCGGTATTGTTGACGGCAAGACATTCGACTTTGAATTGAAAGATCCGATTTTTTCACATGCTGGTCCAAGTATGAAATAG
- a CDS encoding TetR/AcrR family transcriptional regulator gives MTSTQSGAGKSEKTKQKIVTASRDLFAKKGYSETSVRDILEAAEVSKGNLYHHFKGKEFLFLHIMEEDHRLMMETWHQEKQTMHRAIDKLAGFAELLSQMGINYPLMRASEEFCASAFTSDEVMERLNKIDADFDDVMRDILLEGNEDGSWSIQHVESKVKILLSVFYGLDVLYKSDTIQQKKELQKEAISLFIHGINHHE, from the coding sequence ATGACAAGTACACAAAGCGGGGCTGGAAAGAGCGAGAAGACGAAGCAAAAAATCGTCACCGCTTCTCGTGATTTATTTGCGAAAAAAGGATATTCAGAAACATCCGTGCGGGATATTCTAGAGGCTGCTGAGGTTAGTAAAGGCAATCTCTATCACCATTTTAAAGGAAAAGAGTTCTTGTTCCTTCATATCATGGAAGAGGATCACCGTTTGATGATGGAGACGTGGCATCAGGAGAAACAAACGATGCACCGGGCCATTGATAAGCTCGCCGGATTTGCAGAGCTGCTCAGTCAAATGGGGATTAACTACCCATTAATGAGAGCGAGTGAGGAATTCTGTGCAAGTGCCTTTACATCAGACGAGGTCATGGAACGGCTGAACAAGATTGATGCCGACTTTGATGATGTGATGAGAGACATCTTACTTGAAGGAAACGAAGATGGCAGCTGGTCAATTCAGCATGTGGAGTCAAAAGTGAAAATATTACTTTCCGTTTTTTACGGATTAGACGTGTTATATAAAAGTGACACCATCCAACAGAAGAAAGAGTTACAAAAAGAGGCGATCTCATTGTTTATTCACGGAATCAACCATCATGAGTAA
- a CDS encoding NAD(P)-dependent alcohol dehydrogenase: MCQTHHSNVLSVSHAKASFERTTIERRALRPHDILIDIQFSGICHSDIHSAFDEWGGGIFPMVPGHEITGVVAAVGDDVTKFQIGDRVGVGCFVDSCGTCEYCQNGDEQYCTKGVVQTYNNLDYDGEPTYGGYSQKIVVTERFVVSIPDQLSLDAASPLLCAGITTYSPLKHWKAGPGKKVAIVGMGGLGHVAIQFARALGAEVTVLSRSLNKKEEALSFGAKDYFATSDPHTFQSLAGQYDLILNTVSANINIDAYLSLLRVDGTLVNVGAPPEPDQFHVFSLITGRRSIAGSLVGGIQETQEMLDFAAAHNIAPQIEVINASQVDEAYERVLKSDVRYRFVIDISTL; encoded by the coding sequence ATGTGTCAGACGCACCATTCAAACGTTTTAAGTGTTTCACATGCAAAAGCGAGCTTTGAACGGACAACCATTGAACGAAGAGCGCTTCGTCCACATGATATTTTAATCGATATTCAATTTAGCGGGATCTGTCATTCAGATATCCACAGTGCCTTTGATGAATGGGGCGGCGGTATTTTCCCAATGGTTCCGGGTCATGAGATCACTGGAGTCGTTGCCGCTGTTGGTGATGATGTGACGAAATTTCAGATCGGAGACCGTGTAGGTGTTGGCTGCTTTGTTGATTCCTGCGGCACCTGTGAATATTGCCAAAATGGAGACGAGCAATATTGCACGAAAGGGGTCGTCCAAACCTATAATAACCTCGATTATGACGGGGAACCGACTTACGGCGGCTATAGTCAGAAGATTGTCGTGACAGAGCGCTTTGTCGTCAGCATTCCAGATCAACTATCCCTTGATGCCGCAAGTCCTCTTCTCTGCGCTGGAATCACAACTTATTCACCGTTAAAGCACTGGAAAGCAGGGCCAGGTAAAAAAGTTGCCATCGTCGGGATGGGCGGACTCGGTCACGTGGCCATTCAATTCGCACGTGCACTTGGCGCTGAAGTCACGGTATTGAGCCGCTCTTTGAATAAAAAAGAAGAGGCGCTGTCATTTGGTGCAAAAGATTATTTTGCTACAAGTGATCCTCATACCTTTCAGTCACTAGCCGGTCAGTATGACCTCATTCTCAACACAGTTTCTGCCAATATCAATATAGACGCCTATTTGTCCCTACTTCGTGTGGATGGAACCTTGGTGAACGTCGGTGCACCACCTGAGCCAGATCAATTCCACGTCTTTTCATTGATTACTGGCCGCCGCAGCATTGCCGGTTCACTCGTTGGAGGCATACAAGAAACACAAGAAATGCTCGATTTCGCAGCTGCTCACAATATCGCACCACAAATTGAAGTGATCAACGCAAGTCAAGTTGATGAAGCGTATGAACGTGTGCTGAAAAGTGATGTGCGTTATCGGTTTGTCATTGATATTTCGACATTATGA
- a CDS encoding alpha/beta hydrolase, with translation MNLEEQIKIAASLRQPAEGSLPSQSELKPVHPPEVNKMEYDIPTSAGETKVWVFKPVNTSKQPLPVFVNLHGGGFILGSAEMDNHWCPVIADRAQCIVVNVEYQLAPEHPFPAALHECYDVLKWLYEHPDELQIDPKAIAIGGHSAGGNLATAACLLNIQKGHQLPIVYQVLDYPPLDLATDPAQKPAFEEAIPVEMARLFNAFYLQGQDPHNPLVSPIFADRSSLAQMPPALVITAERDSLAQEAEQYADKLKEAGVDVTYRQFKGVPHAFTHAGDLAIAEEAWHLMSDQLKKAFE, from the coding sequence ATGAACTTAGAAGAACAAATCAAAATCGCTGCGTCATTACGTCAACCAGCTGAAGGTTCATTACCGAGTCAATCGGAACTAAAACCAGTCCATCCTCCTGAAGTAAACAAAATGGAATATGACATTCCAACAAGTGCTGGCGAAACAAAGGTATGGGTATTTAAGCCGGTCAACACATCAAAGCAGCCGCTTCCTGTTTTTGTGAATTTACATGGCGGAGGATTTATCCTAGGCAGTGCTGAAATGGATAACCATTGGTGTCCGGTCATTGCAGACCGAGCGCAATGTATCGTCGTCAATGTGGAGTATCAGCTTGCTCCAGAGCACCCTTTCCCGGCCGCTCTTCATGAATGCTACGATGTGCTGAAGTGGCTGTATGAACACCCTGATGAGCTTCAAATAGATCCCAAAGCAATAGCCATTGGCGGACATAGCGCAGGAGGAAACTTGGCAACGGCTGCTTGTCTCTTAAATATTCAAAAAGGGCACCAACTTCCTATTGTCTATCAAGTGCTTGATTATCCGCCGCTTGATTTAGCCACTGATCCAGCACAAAAGCCAGCGTTTGAAGAAGCGATCCCAGTTGAAATGGCGAGACTCTTTAATGCCTTCTATCTGCAAGGCCAAGATCCGCACAATCCGCTCGTTTCTCCGATCTTTGCTGATCGTTCATCCTTGGCACAAATGCCACCAGCTCTCGTCATCACAGCTGAGAGAGATTCGCTAGCTCAAGAAGCCGAGCAATATGCGGACAAGTTAAAAGAAGCAGGGGTAGACGTCACGTACAGACAGTTTAAAGGAGTCCCTCACGCCTTCACGCATGCCGGAGATTTAGCAATAGCTGAAGAGGCTTGGCATCTGATGAGTGATCAATTGAAGAAGGCATTTGAATAA
- a CDS encoding MerR family transcriptional regulator has translation MKIAQAAKQLDLSTATLRYYENIGLIRPIRRDENGVRDYAEEDIQWIEFIKCMRNAGLSIDALREYTALFIEGEDRTLSSRKSILVNERERLVEKQKEIEETIKRLDYKIESYEDIIHSYEQKLVHQLKTSLI, from the coding sequence ATGAAAATAGCACAAGCCGCCAAGCAGCTCGATTTATCTACTGCCACGCTCAGATACTACGAGAATATTGGTTTAATTCGACCGATCCGGCGTGATGAAAACGGTGTTCGTGATTATGCAGAAGAAGATATTCAGTGGATTGAATTTATCAAATGTATGAGAAATGCGGGTCTCTCAATTGATGCACTTAGAGAATATACGGCTTTATTTATCGAGGGCGAGGATCGTACCCTGTCCTCGCGGAAAAGTATTTTGGTCAATGAGAGAGAAAGACTTGTAGAAAAACAAAAGGAAATCGAAGAGACGATTAAGCGGTTAGATTACAAGATAGAAAGTTATGAAGATATTATCCACAGCTATGAACAAAAGCTGGTTCATCAACTAAAAACCAGCTTAATTTAA